One genomic segment of Alosa sapidissima isolate fAloSap1 chromosome 13, fAloSap1.pri, whole genome shotgun sequence includes these proteins:
- the enc1 gene encoding ectoderm-neural cortex protein 1: MKMSVGVHENRKSRASTGSMNIYLFHKSSYADSVLMHLNALRQQRLFTDVMLHAGNRSFPCHRAVLAACSRYFEAMFSGGLRESQASEVDFRDSIHPEVLELLLDYAYSSRVVINEENAESLLEAGDMLEFQDIRDACAEFLEKNLHPTNCLGMLLLSDAHQCQQLSQLSWAMCLSNFPAISKSEDFLQLPKDMLVQLLAHEELETEDERLVYESALNWVNYDLERRHCHLPELLRTVRLALLPAIFLMENVSTEELINAQAKSKELVDEAIRCKLRILQNDGVVNSPCARPRKTSHTLFLLGGPTFMCDKLYLVDQKAKEIIPKADIPSPRKEFSACAIGCKVYVTGGRGSENGVSKDVWVYDTLHEEWFKAPPMLIARFGHGSAELRHCLYVVGGHTAATGCLPASPSVSLKQVEQFDPAANRWSMVAPLREGVSNAAVVSVKLKLFAFGGTSVAHDKLPKVQCYDPAENRWTVPASCPQPWRYTAAAVLGNQIFVMGGDTEFSACSAYKFSSDNYQWTKVGDVTAKRMSCQAVASGNKLYVVGGYFGAQRCKTLDCYDPTLDAWNSITTVPYSLIPTAFVSTWKHLPA; the protein is encoded by the exons ATGAAAATGTCTGTTGGCGTACATGAGAACCGCAAATCGCGGGCAAGCACAGGGTCCATGAACATCTACCTGTTCCACAAGTCGTCCTACGCCGACAGCGTGCTCATGCACCTGAACGCGCTCAGGCAACAGCGGCTCTTCACGGACGTGATGCTCCACGCGGGCAACCGCTCGTTCCCGTGCCACCGCGCTGTGCTGGCTGCGTGCAGCCGGTATTTCGAGGCCATGTTCAGCGGCGGGCTACGGGAGAGTCAAGCCAGCGAAGTGGATTTCCGCGACTCTATCCACcctgag GTGTTGGAGCTGTTGCTGGACTACGCCTACTCGTCCCGCGTGGTCATCAACGAGGAAAACGCAGAGTCGCTGCTGGAGGCGGGCGACATGCTGGAGTTCCAGGACATCCGCGACGCCTGCGCCGAGTTCCTGGAGAAGAACCTGCACCCGACCAACTGCCTGGGCATGCTGCTGCTGTCGGACGCGCACCAGTGCCAGCAGCTCTCGCAGCTGTCCTGGGCCATGTGTCTCAGCAACTTCCCCGCCATCAGCAAGAGTGAGGACTTCCTGCAGCTGCCCAAGGACATGCTGGTCCAGTTGCTGGCCCATGAGGAGCTGGAGACGGAGGACGAGCGGCTGGTCTACGAGTCGGCCCTCAATTGGGTCAACTACGACCTGGAGCGCCGCCACTGCCACCTGCCCGAGCTGTTACGCACGGTCCGCCTGGCGCTGCTGCCGGCCATCTTCCTGATGGAGAACGTGTCCACCGAGGAGTTGATCAACGCGCAGGCCAAGAGCAAGGAGCTGGTGGACGAGGCCATCCGCTGCAAGCTGCGCATCCTGCAGAACGACGGCGTGGTCAACAGCCCGTGCGCGCGGCCACGCAAGACCAGCCACACGCTCTTCCTGCTGGGCGGGCCCACCTTCATGTGCGACAAGCTCTACCTAGTGGACCAGAAGGCCAAAGAGATCATCCCCAAGGCGGACATCCCCAGCCCACGCAAGGAGTTCAGCGCGTGCGCCATCGGCTGCAAGGTGTATGTGACGGGCGGCCGCGGCTCGGAGAACGGCGTGTCCAAGGACGTGTGGGTGTACGACACTCTCCACGAGGAGTGGTTCAAGGCGCCGCCCATGCTGATCGCACGCTTCGGCCACGGCTCGGCCGAGCTGCGCCACTGCCTGTACGTGGTGGGTGGCCACACGGCGGCCACGGGCTGCCTCCCGGCCTCGCCGTCCGTCTCGCTCAAGCAAGTGGAGCAGTTTGACCCGGCCGCCAACCGCTGGAGCATGGTGGCGCCGCTGCGCGAGGGGGTCAGCAACGCGGCCGTGGTCAGCGTCAAGCTCAAGCTCTTCGCCTTCGGAGGCACCAGTGTGGCCCACGACAAGCTGCCGAAGGTCCAGTGCTACGACCCGGCGGAGAACCGTTGGACGGTCCCGGCCTCGTGCCCGCAGCCGTGGCGCTACACGGCCGCCGCCGTCCTGGGCAACCAGATCTTCGTGATGGGCGGCGACACGGAGTTCTCGGCCTGCTCCGCGTACAAGTTCAGCAGTGACAACTACCAGTGGACGAAAGTGGGCGATGTCACGGCCAAACGGATGAGCTGCCAGGCCGTCGCCTCGGGCAACAAGCTCTACGTGGTGGGCGGCTACTTTGGCGCGCAGCGCTGCAAGACGCTGGATTGCTACGACCCTACGCTGGACGCCTGGAACTCCATCACCACCGTGCCCTACTCCCTCATCCCCACCGCCTTCGTCAGCACCTGGAAGCACCTCCCGGCCTGA